In Clostridium omnivorum, the DNA window AATTCCTCTTTGCCCTTTACCGATAGGAGATAGTATATCCATTAATCTTGACGATAAATCAAGTGTGCTTGTTTCAAGCTTTATTCTCTCTTGTGGATATATTGGTGTAAGTGTTTCAAAACGTTTTCTACCTACAGCCCTTTCTGGATTTTCTCCATTAACTCTCTGTACATATAAAAGAGCCTTAAATTTTTCTCCCTCTTTTGGAGTTCTAACTTTCCCTTCTACTTCATCTCCAGTTCTAAGATTAAATCTTCTTATTTGAGATGGGGAAACATATATATCATTAGGACCAGTTAAATAATTGTCGCCTCTTAAAAATCCGTAATTATTATTTTCTACTATTTCCAAAACACCCTTAGCTGTGTCGGACTCATCAATCATTTCTTTAAGCTTTTCTCTTTTTTCCTCAAAAGACGTGGTTTCTGTTTCATTATCTTCAACTTGGTTTTCAAGTTTTACATTATCTATTTTTATATTTTTTGACCTATTTTCATCTTGACCTTCTAATTTTTTATCGTTAACTTCGTTTTCTATAGATTCAAGTTCCGTGTTTCTAGAATTGATTTTTTCTCTTAAAATCACTCCATCTTTCTCTATAGATACAGGAGCCACTTTAGCCGTATCTTTGCTTTCTCTAGCAGCTATATCCTTGAGCATCTCAATAAGTTCCACTTTTTTATGCTTTGAAACATTTTTAATTCCATGTTCCTTAGCCACTTCTCTAAGTTCTACTAGAGTCATGCTTTCATAATCCATGTTCTGCAAAAAAATAACACCTCCACCGTATTCCTTTGTATATGTAAACCATCATGGGGAATAACTAAGAAAATATTTGAAATGTGATACTTTAATCATTATATACCATTTTCAAATTTTAATCCATAATATTTAAAAAACACACGAAACTTATTGTCGTGTGTTTTCATATTTATGCTGTTGGAGCGATTGATTTTAAAGAATTTCCTAGCGAAAGCATTAATAATCCTAATCCTAATGCTAGTACCCAAACTATTAGAACTATGATGATAGCCTTTTTCTTAGAAATCTCAGAAACTTCAGATATTCCAAATACTAATAGTACCATCTGCCATATTCCAAAAAGATTAAGGTTTTTAATCAATACGTCTGTAGCTGTGGCTGCAGCTGCTGCATCTGCTGATGGCTTTTTAGCAATTAACGAATATAAAAGCTGTATTACGCTTCCAATAAGTACGGCTATATAGGAAAGAGAATATATTGATACCATCTGATTATATTTTATATTTCCTTTAAAAAGTTTTACTAATAAATAATAAACAAAAGATGCTATATAAATTACTATATATACTCCTATTACCGCAAATATGGCAATAATCGCCGTAAACACAGGTGAATTGGTTAAGTTTACAGCAATTTGAGCTGCTTCAGCATTTTGAGTACTCTCCATCAATTGTTCTTTACTTATAGCCCCCAACGCTAGTCTTCCAACTATAGTTATTATAAAGTATACTATACCAATTATTAAAAATAATTTTCCATACTTAGGTGTTTCCTTATACTGAGCAAATAACTCTGATGGCTTAACAAAAAACTTTTTTATCTTTTCGCCCAGCGGCATCTTTTCTACTTTTATTTCATTTTCCATTATATTTTACACTCTCCTTAATCCTCTTTTATTGTTGATATTACATCCAGTTTCGCTGCCTTTGAAGCAGGATATATTCCTGAAAGCAAACCTATAGCAGTAGCAAATACGAGTACAAATAATATTAAGCCAAAATCTATACTTATTACATTACTAACTCCAGTAACTCCCTGCTTTGCAAACATGCTTCCAGCAATTGTATTAATAGCACCGTTGATTAGAATTCCTATGGTTATACCTAAAAGACCTCCCATAAAACCTATAGCTGAGGCTTCTCCTATAAATATAGCTTTAACGTCTAAAAGACTTGCTCCAACTACTTTCATTATTCCAATTTCTTTTTTTCTTTCATAAATAGACATATTCATGGTATTTGCTATACCAAAGGCTGCAACTAGTAATGATATTGCCCCTATAGCTCCTACAACCATCTTTACGCCTTTTAAAACTGCGTTAAATCCCTTAGTAATTTCTTCAAAAGACATATAAGTATATCCTAGATCTTTAAGTTTCTTCTTAACGTCCTCTATCTTTTGTGAATCTTCAACAACAATATCAATGCCGCTATAACCTTTTGATTTAATAACATCTTTATTGCTGTTCTTCCATTCTTCAATTTTTCTTACACTATTCACTGGAAGCTTTAGTGAAAAACTATCAGTCAGCCCGCCATTAAATATTCCAACTATTTTTACACCATATACTTTATTTTCTTCTTGTCCATCATCA includes these proteins:
- a CDS encoding ABC transporter permease, which gives rise to MKLSDLIQNIWNNMWRRKGRTILTMTGVVIGSVAIFVLVSLGSGFQKFVMSKLGNMSDANTINVIQNDFSNQSDKKKKKILNDNALKELKNLQYVREAVPKYNPIEYSVEYKKNKIPATVVGTSMKEYSKNHELLYGKFPSDSSDECIIEKTMAGYIIDNKNPYNVKDEDVKALINKKMNITVTKVNDDGQEENKVYGVKIVGIFNGGLTDSFSLKLPVNSVRKIEEWKNSNKDVIKSKGYSGIDIVVEDSQKIEDVKKKLKDLGYTYMSFEEITKGFNAVLKGVKMVVGAIGAISLLVAAFGIANTMNMSIYERKKEIGIMKVVGASLLDVKAIFIGEASAIGFMGGLLGITIGILINGAINTIAGSMFAKQGVTGVSNVISIDFGLILFVLVFATAIGLLSGIYPASKAAKLDVISTIKED
- a CDS encoding Yip1 family protein, which codes for MENEIKVEKMPLGEKIKKFFVKPSELFAQYKETPKYGKLFLIIGIVYFIITIVGRLALGAISKEQLMESTQNAEAAQIAVNLTNSPVFTAIIAIFAVIGVYIVIYIASFVYYLLVKLFKGNIKYNQMVSIYSLSYIAVLIGSVIQLLYSLIAKKPSADAAAAATATDVLIKNLNLFGIWQMVLLVFGISEVSEISKKKAIIIVLIVWVLALGLGLLMLSLGNSLKSIAPTA